Sequence from the Pararhizobium gei genome:
TCGATCCATCCGAGATCGCCCTCCACACGAGACTCCCTAATCACGGCTGCCTGACACTTGACGAGGTCAGGATCGCGATGACGACCAGCTGGTATGTGGTCAAAGCGCTCGTTGCTGAGGGCTGTATTGTGACACGCATCGAGCGGAATCCTGTGACCAGGATGCGTCAGACCGTCGTTGATCCAGCTGAACTTGACCGCTTTCGTTCCGAATACATTTCGTTCGATGGAATTATGACCGAGCGTGATATCACCAGACCGAAGCTTGTATCGCTCTTAAAGTCGAACTCGATCAAGCCTGCCCTTCCCGTCGAAACGATCAGGGTATCATTCTACCGGCGTTCGGATGTAGCGGTCCTATTCGCCGCTCAAGAGCCCCTGAAGTCCTAAGATCATCATTTTATGAAAGTTGGCGTTATTTTTAGCGCCAGATTGAAAACGTGCGAACTCGCGCCCGTCTCATTTTCCCAAACGCCACTCGATTGTTGTGTCAAACCGATCTGTCGTTGTGTCACCCGGCTTGTCGTAACCGATTCCGAAAAGCCTTGATTTCCGGGGGCTCGGTACTCGCTTTATGTCAAACTGCTTGTCGCTCCACAGAGGGACAGTGTCGAATCCACGCGTTAAATGCCCCTGCGAAATTTGTTTGGACGAATCCAGAAAAGACGGGCGTAGGGAATGAAATAGCGCCGCCGAGCAAACCAAACACAACTCTGGCCGGTACGAACGAAACTGGCCAGAGCTTCGGTAGTAATTACGAGATGAAAGACCCAGGCAGGCTTGCCCTGCCTGGGAAGACAAACAAAACAAGAAGCAGTTCAGGGATCGCGGGAGCCACTTCAGATCAATAGACCATAGGAATTCAGCAATATGAGCCAAGTGCCCAAGTTCGGATTTTCCGCCTTTCTTAAACTGATCAATGCCAATCCCAAGCCGCAGAAACGCCTTGTACGTGACCGCTTTCGTCCAAGCACGGGCGGGTACGATTTTCATAAAAGCCTTCGGAAACGCGTTCAGCGAATCGCGTTCGAAAATCTCGGTCTTCAGGAAGCGTTGGTGTCGATGGCTGAGATCGGCAAAAGAGCCGAGCGCGAGTCTGCCATTAGCGGTATTCGCCAATTCTTCGACTGGAGACAGAAGAACCTCGGCGACCTCTCGACTTGCGAGAGTTTCCTGTTCAGCAGCCCCAAGGGACTTTTCAAGGTTGAGTTTACGCCGAACTTCCTCATCGAGTTGAACGGCCGTCGCACAGCGGTCCACATTTGGAACACACGCCAAGCTTTGAGCGCTGGCCTGGTAAATGCGTCTCTTTGCATGGTAGCGAACCGCCATCCGGTCGAAGGCCGACCCGATGATTTTGCTGTGCTGTCTTTACAGGACGGGCGTCTTTTTAAGTGGTCTGACGCGACCAAGGAGACTGCAGCATTCGGCGAGAAATTGCTTGAGGTGCTTGATCTAGACTTTGCAAACGCGCGGCTGGAATTCGGCCTGCCAGGAGCGGTCGAAGGAGACTCGCCGGACACCCCGACCCCGTGAACGATTCGTGATGGACGGTTAAAATGTAAGGCGGGGCGGGCTCATAACATGCCTTGACTTTCTATGCTCTCACGTTTGAGGTGAGCCCGACGCCCTACGAATAGGCCGCCTCGAAAGATCAGAAGTATCATCGGTGATTATCAAGCATTCGAAGCTACTCGCCGAAGGGCCTGGATTTCCTAGGTCGGAGCGGCGTCCAGGCCATTTCTTGCCTGATTCGACAAGGACGATAGTTTGCGCTTGCTAACGAAGCTGCTGTAGCAACCAGACCAACCCGCCAGTGACTGGCGGGTTGGTTGGAAAAAAGTGAAGACATTTAAGAAATTAACGTTCAACACGTTTCAGGGGATTGTTGTCCTAACTGCGCTTCAGGTTGCGCTCGACAAACAAAAGCGGGAGGAGTGTTAGCTTCCGGGGGCCGTACAGGCGCTCCATTGAACCCCCTCACCCATTGTCATTCACCTCGACCCAATACCCATCCGGGTCCTGCACATAGGCCTGCCGCACCCCGTCGCCTCTTGTCCCGACCTGTCCCAAATTCCCCGGCCAATCGTAGAACGTCACGCCCTTTTCCCTGATATCGGCGACATAAGCGTCGAAATCCGCGACCCTCAGGGCAAAATGCGTGTCCTTGGTCAGCCGCGTCGTGCTGGCATCACCCTCGATCAGGTGGATCGCGTCGATGCCGCCGATGGTCAGCCAGGCGACATTTGGACTGCCTGCCCGTTCGATCAGCTCGAAGCCCATGATGTCGCGATAAAAGGCTGTGCTGCGCTCGAGATTGCTCACCAGAAGTGCGACATGGTCGAGGCTAAATGTGTGGCGCATGGCAGATCCCCCCGGTGGCAAGGCGCCATCATGCCGCCGGTCGCGCGGGAATGCCAGCTTGAAGAAGCCGCATGTCCGAAATAATATTCATCCAAACGGTTGACTATCAGCGATACCTACGATATTCAACCATTAGGGAGAACAAATGGACGAAGATGCGCTGTCACAGATCCTGAAGGCCGCCGGCGATACCACGCGGCGGAAAATCCTCACCCTGCTCGTACAGGAGGGGGCCCTGAGGGTAACGGCTGTCGCTGCCCATTTCGACATGTCGCTGAATGCCGTTTCCAAGCACATCAAGGTGCTGGAAGAGGCAGGACTTGTCACCCGCCGCACGTTGGGCCGCGAGCACTTCATCGCGGCCGAGCTTGAGCCGCTGACGCTGACGGAACGCTGGTTCACACAACTGAAATCCATCTGGGACCTGCGCCTGACGGCGCTGGAAACCACACTCTTATCAAAGGATGAAGATGATGAACGGTCTTGAACTCACAGTCCGCCGGACCATTGCCGCCCCGCGCGAAACGGTCTTCAACGCCTGGCTTTCGCCCGATCAGCTGGCGAAATTCATGGGGCCTCCGTCAGGCGGCGCTGCCCCGGCGCGGGTCGCCACGGATCCGGTGAAGGGCGGCCGCTTTTCGATCGTCATGATCACGCCGGACAAGGAAATTCCCCATGCCGGCACCTATCTGGAGATCGATCCCTATTCCCGCCTCTCCTTCACCTGGGAATCGCCCTTCTCCTTATCCGACAGCGTCGTCACCATCGATTTCGTCGAGCGCGAGGCAGGCACAACGGAACTGACGCTGAAACATGTCAAATTCCGCAGCGAGGAGGCCCGCGACGGTCACGAAAAAGGCTGGACAGCCATCATCGGCAATCTCGCTGGAAGTGTAGCCTGAAAGCCGAGATGGCCGCTCGCCCCTTGGGCTGCCTGTTACCGCCCGTCAAACGGGTCGGCCAAGGCCGCATCCGGGCGGCTGATCGGGTATTTCGTGGCCGAAATACTGGCGGCGAGCTGCTTGGCGCCCTTCTGCTTCAAAAGCGCCCTGAAGCTCGGATGCATGCCGCCATCGACATAGGCATTCATCGAACTGCTCATCGGCAGATCGCCGGTCACGGCACCGTCGGCCTTGCGGCTTTCGGCTTCGACGCGGGCCATCAGCTGCGTATCGATGGCGCTTTGCGCCGGCGGGCATGCGGCAAGCGGATCGGCGGGTTCGCCGCCCTCGAAGGTCCGGTTGAAGACATAGCGGCCGCCACAGACGGACACCGCCGGCTGCCGGCGCGTCACCTCGAAGGCATCATAGCCTTCCTTCAGCGTGCGCCAGAAGCTCATATTCTCATTGCCGCGATAGGTGGCCATGTTCTTGGCCGTCATGCGGAAGGGATAGGCCTGGACCTGAAACCGCTCCTGACCGCTCGACAGCGCCTTCTGGACGACCGCATATATTTCGCCGACACCCTGATCCGTCATGGCATAACAGCCGGAGGAGGAGCAGGCGCCGTGCACCATCAGGGCCTCGCCCGTATAGCCCTTGGCTTTTTCGAGCCTGTTGGGATAGCCGAGATTGAACGAGACGTAGAACTTCGAGTTCGGGTTCAGCATGCCAGCGGAGACATGGTAAAACCCTTCGGGCGCATGCCGGTCGCCGGTCTTGGTTTTCGGTCCGAGTTCGCCGGACCAGCGGCAGATCGGATAGGTCTTCAGAAGCGCATAGGCGCCTGTCCTGTCGACCTTCCAGACCTCCAGCTCGCTTTCCTGCTTGAAGATGCGCACGAGAACCGGGCTTTCCGGCTTCATGCCCTTCTTCGACATCTCGGCCATCATCTTGCCGGTCAGCTTGGGCGGCGCCTCGGAAAGATCGTCGAGCGACATGCAGCCGGACAGCGCCACACCCAGTGCAAGCACGGCCAGCGCCCGGGAAAGTTTCCAGCGGGACGGGGTTGCGGCGTTGCGAAGGGCTGATGGAAAACGCATGGATGCTCTATTGATCAGAATCACGACAAAGTTTGGACGAACGCACCGAATCGAAACATTCGGTGCGTCCCCCATGCAAATTCCCTCAACGCGGTTACCGCATCGTTAATCATGCGGCAGCACCTTTGGGCCTGCCCTGCCTCTATTGCCAGACGACGATCTTCGCCTTGGCCGGCACCCTCTCGTAGAGGTCGATGACATCCTGGTTCATCAGCCGTACGCAGCCGGACGAGACCGCCTTGCCGATCGACTGCCATTCCGGGTTGCCATGAAGTCGGTAGAGCGTGTCTTCGCCATTCTGGAAAATATACAGCGCCCGGGCGCCGAGCGGATTGTCGAGACCCGGCGGCATGCCGCCATTCTCTATCGAATATTTCGCAAGCTGCGGCTGGCGCGCCACCATCTCGTTCGGCGGCTTCCAACGCGGCCAGGGCTGGCGCCAGTGAATGATCCCGTCGCCCTGCCAGGCAAAGCCGTCGCGACCGATACCCACCCCATAGCGCATCGCCGTGCCGCCCGGTTCGACGACATAGAGGAAGCGCGACGGCGTATCGACAACAACCGTGCCCGGCGCTTGCCCCGTCCGGTCGTAAACGCGCTGACGGTAAAACTGCGGATCGATCTCGCGATAGGGAACGGCCGGGATCACATATCCGCCGTCTTCGACCGGCCCATACATGACCTGCAACTCCGTCTCGGAGGGCGGGCCGACCGGCCTCTGGATCACGGCTGGCGTGGGTGCCGGGCCGCCGCGCAGAGGCCCCGTGGTGCAGCCGGACATGGCTGCGGCAGATACCCCGAGCGCCGCGAGAAAACCGCGGCGCGACAATGTCTGTTCGTTCATAGGCTCTATCGATCGCTTTCCTGAGACGCCTGCCGCGCCCACCATCCGGCACCGAATCTCCACATGCGAAAACCGGCGCCCAGAATCCACATTGTCCTAACGTGGAAATGAAAGCATCTCAACAAAATGTCATCCAAGATTCGTCCGCTTGCGGATTGTTTCCGTCATTCTGGCGGCCCGCGTCGAGGCGACGCGAACCGGCAGGAACCCCTCGCGGATAGTTAAGAGCGGTATTGCATCGCCAAGACGCATTACGGCTTGCGCAGAGCTTCGAGTTCGGCCTGAACCTGCGCGACCTTTTTCTGTGCGGCATCCAGCCGGGTCAACTGATCCCTGATTTTATCCAGATCGAGTTCGGTGGCGAAGTCGTTGGCATCCACGAGGAGCTTCAACTCGCCCTGGATGCTGCCCTTGAGTTTTTCGGCAGTGGCTATCGCGCTGTTGATTTTTGCCTGATCCTCACCGGCAGCGGCAGGCTTCCCGATTCGGTCAAGCTGGGCGTTTATGACAAGCGAAGCACCATCGCCGAAAGCCTTTGCCTTCGCGATCGCCAGGCGATGATCCTTGACCAGTGTCATGGCGCTCGCCGGAAGAGGACTGCTCTCGCCCGAGCGGCTTCCGAAATAGAAGCCGATCACCGTTGTCAAAAGCGTCATGATCATCGTCAGCAACTGCTTTGCGATGTCGTTCCTGCTTTCGTCTGCCGTCAGGGAAATATAGGTCACCTGCTGTGTCTGATCATTGGCCTCCGTCCCCTTCTTTTCATAGACGACCATGACGCCGGCCGGTGCCTGGTTTTGTAAATCCTTGGCTTCGGCAATACTACCTGCAGTTACAACCCTGACGATGGGATAGGTTGTTCCCTTTCCGGATTCGAAATAGATGAATGTTCCGAAAACCGCGACCAGAGCAAACAGGCTGATAGCCAGAAATGCGCGGACCGACCCCTCCGGAAGCCCCAGGGCACCGACGGGCACGGAGGAGACATCCACGCCGAGAGAGTCTGAATAATGCAGCAATAACATGAGGAAAGCGGCAATCGATACAAACAGGCATATCACCGGTATGACGTAGCCGAAATTCTCGAAGGCGGAAGAGCTCCAGGCGACAATCCCCAGAACGGCCACGACAATAACAAACAGGCCTCCGAAGATGACATTTCCCATAAAGGAATTCGTTTTCAAATATTCGTTCACCACAACACCCCCGAACACGGCTAAATTAGATCGAATTATATTACCTTAAGTTGCATTAAGCAACAGGATTCTTTGCCTGGCTCACAGGTGCGGTGCGCGGAAAAACCGGTCGTTAAAATTCGACTTAAATGCCGGCGCGCGAATTGACGTTGCGGAAAACCGCCGGGGATAAGCTGCGCCCCTTCGTCAAAGGAGGCCCATGAGCGGGCACGCGCATTCGATGACCCAGATCGTTACCATGTCAGCCACGACGGCGGCCTATGCGGCGCAGGCCGTGAAGCCGTCTGCGCGAATCAGTGGCGATGGCCCGACCGAGGAAGCCATCACCCTTTTGTCGGCGCGGCCCAGGGACGAAGCCATTCAGACGCACACGGCAATCGCCGCACTGCGCAGTCCGACAGCCCTCTCGCTGATGCTGATGAGCGCCAATGGTCGGCCGCCGCAGGCGAGCCGCGGCGATGTGGTGCGGCGCTATATGGAATTTTCTTCCGACGATCAGGCGGCTATGGATGAGCCGGACGCTGGCGGCGAAACAGAAACGGTCGACGAATAGACAGCGGATTGCGGGTGCGCTGACGCACCTGCGGCGCCGGCGCACGGCATTTCAATCATTTATGACTGTGTGCGCCGCCAACGGCATTGCCGACGGGAAGCGCGTATTCCACGCGCCCGGCCTTCTCGAAAGTCAGAATGACGGGCACTGTGTCCCCCTCGGCAAAACTCTTTTTAACGTCAATGAACATCAGATGCAGCCCGCCGCCTGTCAGATCGAAGGTTTCGCCAGCGGGTACGGCAATTCCGTCCTCGATCTTGCGCATCTTCATGATATCGTTCTGCATGCTCATTTCGTGAAGCTCCACCCTGCCGGCGGCCGGGCTTTCCGCGGAAACCAGCCGGTCATTGACATTGCCGCCGTTTTTCACCGAAAAACTGCCGCCGCCGACCTTGGCGCCCGGCAGCATTGCCTTGACGGTACCGCCCGAAATCTCCAGAGATCCTGCTTTGACAGATGCCGCGTCCGCCGAACGAGCGGCTGTGCCGGCATGCTCTCCGTGCCCCGCCTGCATGGCTGCGGGTGTCACGGTAACAGTCGGTGCCGGGTGTTCGAGTGCGTGCGCGTCTTCTCCCGCGGCGGCGATCTGGTCCCAAGCGACTTCGGTCTCGCCGCAGAGTTGCGTAACCGGAAACGCGACCGCGGCCTCCTTGTCGAAACCGGAGAACTTACCCACGACAACGAACGTGTCGTAGTAGGCATCCGGCAGGTTGCCGTTCTTCCAGCGGATTTCGACAAGACCTGAGCGAACGGCTTTGCCGTGATTGTCATAGCTCCTGGCATAGTCGCCCTCGATGATCTCAAGCTCCCAGCCGGCTTTCGGCTGCGGCTTGGCGAAGACGAAACCCTCAGGCAGTTTCAACCTTACCTCGGTGGTGGCTTTGCCGTCGCAGCCATGGGGGATCTGCAGGATGGCCTTGAAGCTCCGGTCGTTTTGCGTCCTGTCGATTTCGAAACTGCTATGGGCTTGCGCGCCGCCCGCCGCTGCAAGGCTAACGAGGACGGTGGTGAAAATTGTGGTTCTGGTTTGCATGATGTGTCTCCGCGCCGGCCATGCCGGTCGATACCGCGTGGCGGCCTGAATGATCTGAAATGTGGAATTACCGATTCAGACGGACAGCGGAGGCGCTCGCGATTGCGGCAGACAGCGACGTTCGGCAACCCGGAAGATGGGTCGATCAGGGCCGGCTCCGGCAGAGACCGGAACGCGGATGAAGAGAACACCGTCATGCGGAGGGGACGGCAGAATGATGGATGCGGTCAGCCGGCAATAATCGCAGACCGGAGCAAGGCTTTCATGCAACGGATCGTGGCCCGCAACGCCGTCCGATCCGAAACAGATTTCGCCGATCGTCCCATCAGGCAGCACATACTCCGCCGAGACGAGGACCGGCAATGGCGTGGCAAAAGCCTTCGGATGGGCAAGGGACAGAACAAGCAGCGAAAGCGCAAGAAGCACTCGCCCTAGCCTCTCCAGCCGTTGCCCCGTCCTGGTCATGAAACATCCTTTTGTCCCGGCCGGGTTATCCCGTCCCGGCAAAAAATGCAAAGTCCGTTTTGCCGCGGCCCAGTCGCCGGCAAGCAAGGCGACAAAAATCTGCCCGAACGCGACAGTTTGCACTTGCCAAGCAAACCGGATCGCCGTTATCTGAGATCGATCTTGTTGGGAGAATCCGGCTTTTGCCGGTGCCGAAGGAGCAACCGCCCCGGAAACTCTCAGGCCAAAGGACCAGCAAGGTGCCGATAGGACTCTGGAGAGAAGCGCATCCGCTCGCCGAAGGGATAACAATCTCAGGCAAAGGGACAGAGGGGGCTCGAGGATACGACGCAACAGCTGCGCGTAGAAATGAGCCGGCGCGGAGCGCCAGACCTGGAGGCCAGATTGGACGATAGCACTTCCCTGAAACAGACCCCGCTGCATGCCCTGCATGTTTCTCTTGGCGCCCGCATGGTGCCTTTTGCCGGCTACGACATGCCTGTGCAATATCCGGCCGGCGTGCTGAAGGAACACCTTCATACGCGCAGCGCAGCCGGTCTGTTCGATGTCTCGCATATGGGGCAGATCATCCTGCGGCCGAAATCCGGGAAACTGGAGGATGCGGCACTGGCGCTCGAAACTCTGGTGCCCGTCGATGTTCTCGGCCTTGCTCCCGGGCGCCAGCGTTACGGGCTTTTCACCCATGATGCCGGTGGCATCCGCGACGATCTGATGATTGCCAACCGCGGCGACCATCTCTTTCTGGTGGTCAATGCGGCCTGCAAGCAGGAAGATTTTGCCCATCTTCAGGCGCATCTTGGCGAGATCTGCGACCTGACGCTGCTCGAAGATCGGGCGCTGATCGCCCTGCAGGGGCCTCGGGCCGTTGCGGTCCTTGCTGAACTCTGGGCCGATATCGCCACGATGCGCTTCATGGATGTTGCCGAAGCCGAACTGCACGACGTTTCTTGTATCATCTCGCGCTCCGGTTACACGGGCGAAGACGGTTTTGAAATTTCCATCCCCGCTGCCGCCGCCGAGGATG
This genomic interval carries:
- a CDS encoding SRPBCC family protein produces the protein MMNGLELTVRRTIAAPRETVFNAWLSPDQLAKFMGPPSGGAAPARVATDPVKGGRFSIVMITPDKEIPHAGTYLEIDPYSRLSFTWESPFSLSDSVVTIDFVEREAGTTELTLKHVKFRSEEARDGHEKGWTAIIGNLAGSVA
- a CDS encoding L,D-transpeptidase, coding for MNEQTLSRRGFLAALGVSAAAMSGCTTGPLRGGPAPTPAVIQRPVGPPSETELQVMYGPVEDGGYVIPAVPYREIDPQFYRQRVYDRTGQAPGTVVVDTPSRFLYVVEPGGTAMRYGVGIGRDGFAWQGDGIIHWRQPWPRWKPPNEMVARQPQLAKYSIENGGMPPGLDNPLGARALYIFQNGEDTLYRLHGNPEWQSIGKAVSSGCVRLMNQDVIDLYERVPAKAKIVVWQ
- the gcvT gene encoding glycine cleavage system aminomethyltransferase GcvT, which encodes MDDSTSLKQTPLHALHVSLGARMVPFAGYDMPVQYPAGVLKEHLHTRSAAGLFDVSHMGQIILRPKSGKLEDAALALETLVPVDVLGLAPGRQRYGLFTHDAGGIRDDLMIANRGDHLFLVVNAACKQEDFAHLQAHLGEICDLTLLEDRALIALQGPRAVAVLAELWADIATMRFMDVAEAELHDVSCIISRSGYTGEDGFEISIPAAAAEDVARRLLEHPDVLPIGLGARDSLRLEAGLCLYGNDIDTGTTPVEASLEWAMQKVRRTGGDRAGGFPGARTILSQFAQGADRRRVGLKPDGKAPVRGGAALFADAKGEQPAGIVTSGGFGPSADHPVAMGYVDTAYKDAGTSLFAEVRGKYLPVTVAALPFIIPTYKR
- a CDS encoding L,D-transpeptidase family protein; translated protein: MRFPSALRNAATPSRWKLSRALAVLALGVALSGCMSLDDLSEAPPKLTGKMMAEMSKKGMKPESPVLVRIFKQESELEVWKVDRTGAYALLKTYPICRWSGELGPKTKTGDRHAPEGFYHVSAGMLNPNSKFYVSFNLGYPNRLEKAKGYTGEALMVHGACSSSGCYAMTDQGVGEIYAVVQKALSSGQERFQVQAYPFRMTAKNMATYRGNENMSFWRTLKEGYDAFEVTRRQPAVSVCGGRYVFNRTFEGGEPADPLAACPPAQSAIDTQLMARVEAESRKADGAVTGDLPMSSSMNAYVDGGMHPSFRALLKQKGAKQLAASISATKYPISRPDAALADPFDGR
- a CDS encoding DUF1775 domain-containing protein, whose product is MQTRTTIFTTVLVSLAAAGGAQAHSSFEIDRTQNDRSFKAILQIPHGCDGKATTEVRLKLPEGFVFAKPQPKAGWELEIIEGDYARSYDNHGKAVRSGLVEIRWKNGNLPDAYYDTFVVVGKFSGFDKEAAVAFPVTQLCGETEVAWDQIAAAGEDAHALEHPAPTVTVTPAAMQAGHGEHAGTAARSADAASVKAGSLEISGGTVKAMLPGAKVGGGSFSVKNGGNVNDRLVSAESPAAGRVELHEMSMQNDIMKMRKIEDGIAVPAGETFDLTGGGLHLMFIDVKKSFAEGDTVPVILTFEKAGRVEYALPVGNAVGGAHSHK
- a CDS encoding ArsR/SmtB family transcription factor, which produces MDEDALSQILKAAGDTTRRKILTLLVQEGALRVTAVAAHFDMSLNAVSKHIKVLEEAGLVTRRTLGREHFIAAELEPLTLTERWFTQLKSIWDLRLTALETTLLSKDEDDERS
- a CDS encoding VOC family protein, with the protein product MRHTFSLDHVALLVSNLERSTAFYRDIMGFELIERAGSPNVAWLTIGGIDAIHLIEGDASTTRLTKDTHFALRVADFDAYVADIREKGVTFYDWPGNLGQVGTRGDGVRQAYVQDPDGYWVEVNDNG